A genome region from Cerasicoccus sp. TK19100 includes the following:
- a CDS encoding PEP-CTERM sorting domain-containing protein, with amino-acid sequence MFNAAHHHRYSGFAQGVLLRIFVLVGLQATVSIADAAVVINAAEVGGDVVFTGSGTLDTTGLTKDITGGYASILVPAQGIFVSTTGTMDFYFINGPLVAFGSSLGTAASSQTGDSLGVLNSGGQNYFLVPTGYGGSALAFSSTYSGQNMTSLGLTPGTYQWTLPSDTVTLNVGAAVVPEPTTYIAMAGFAGLGVFVWRRRSARSKKAQ; translated from the coding sequence ATGTTTAATGCTGCTCATCATCACCGCTACTCGGGCTTTGCCCAGGGCGTTCTCCTCCGGATATTTGTTTTGGTCGGTTTGCAGGCGACGGTATCTATCGCGGATGCGGCGGTCGTTATTAACGCCGCGGAAGTTGGCGGTGACGTAGTCTTCACGGGCTCGGGGACACTGGATACGACGGGCCTGACCAAAGACATCACCGGCGGCTATGCGAGTATCCTCGTACCTGCACAAGGTATCTTTGTCTCTACTACCGGGACCATGGATTTCTATTTCATCAATGGTCCGTTGGTGGCGTTTGGCTCGAGCCTTGGCACTGCCGCTAGCTCGCAGACGGGGGATTCCTTAGGGGTGCTCAATTCTGGGGGCCAAAACTACTTCTTAGTGCCGACGGGATATGGCGGCAGCGCACTGGCATTCTCTTCCACTTATAGTGGGCAGAATATGACCAGCCTTGGCCTGACCCCGGGCACTTACCAATGGACGCTCCCCAGTGACACCGTCACCTTAAACGTGGGCGCGGCCGTGGTGCCCGAGCCGACAACCTACATTGCGATGGCAGGCTTTGCGGGACTGGGTGTCTTCGTTTGGCGTCGCCGTAGCGCCAGGTCGAAGAAGGCGCAATAA
- a CDS encoding helix-turn-helix transcriptional regulator, translating to MANYPERAYAFIEQLAPCEFVAFGSLDLVNGNLEIGASRDVPGFAGAMENFGQLMTQYELYSWDPSINDGQPFTRSDYFSRRQFRDTDIYAEVYQPLGIDDHCAVHVSGTDSEVAFFGIERHRGPDYSDDERDLLQMAQSILGSARNLARARDRQSASEANPAALCRAGLSPREADVLALVADGKTNDEIGLILGIQSSTVKDYLKQTFLKSGCPNRLAATMWALRITQIDASRRQRVLLPNVTVPVAGL from the coding sequence TTGGCCAATTATCCGGAGCGCGCCTATGCATTCATCGAGCAGTTGGCACCCTGCGAGTTTGTGGCGTTTGGCTCGCTGGATTTGGTCAATGGCAACCTGGAGATTGGTGCGAGTCGCGATGTGCCGGGATTTGCTGGAGCCATGGAAAACTTCGGCCAGTTGATGACCCAGTATGAGCTCTACAGCTGGGACCCAAGCATTAATGATGGGCAGCCCTTTACGCGCAGTGATTATTTTTCCCGTCGGCAGTTTCGGGACACGGACATCTACGCGGAGGTTTACCAGCCGCTGGGCATTGATGACCATTGTGCGGTGCACGTGAGTGGGACCGATAGCGAAGTCGCCTTTTTCGGCATCGAGCGTCACCGTGGGCCGGACTACTCGGACGACGAGCGTGATCTGCTGCAAATGGCGCAATCCATCCTCGGCAGTGCGCGCAACCTCGCCCGGGCGCGGGATCGCCAATCGGCCAGCGAGGCCAACCCGGCCGCCCTTTGCCGTGCGGGGCTTAGCCCCCGGGAGGCCGATGTGCTGGCACTCGTAGCCGATGGTAAAACAAACGACGAGATCGGGTTGATACTCGGGATTCAGTCGTCGACGGTTAAAGATTACCTCAAGCAGACTTTCCTCAAATCCGGCTGCCCCAACCGACTGGCCGCTACGATGTGGGCCCTGCGGATCACGCAGATAGACGCCTCCCGTCGGCAACGGGTGCTGCTGCCCAATGTCACGGTGCCGGTGGCCGGCCTGTAG
- a CDS encoding TAXI family TRAP transporter solute-binding subunit, which yields MSLSATTSNVRRITDLNGKHIIYGPPGSADHAHAEVIFEHYGITPSPESTQWGETYEMPLLPEVEAAIEITSMSSPGLRQMLNSGGYRLLPIDDARAIAFDHNFYTVNEIPRGIYSGMRGIPPVPVETLSSTARLAVLRSAPKPLIDATLDVVFGERLQREFPGLLSQTEAEERLAPNWHPASHNYLQPYAGIDTVASFLESLSAAKELIVAFIALFWLGWQRYRQLREEERKESLQIQKERLDIFVNRTLELDKELNDTTCTEELRALHRKTTELQHLALTELTGDDLIGDRMFSIFLEQSNSLCRKIENRLLSRRLLALHPDNQSATEDLA from the coding sequence ATGTCATTGTCCGCCACGACCTCGAATGTCCGCCGCATCACCGACCTAAACGGCAAACACATCATCTACGGGCCGCCGGGCTCCGCCGACCACGCGCATGCGGAGGTCATCTTCGAGCACTACGGGATCACGCCCTCGCCGGAGTCCACCCAGTGGGGCGAGACATACGAGATGCCGCTCCTGCCCGAAGTCGAGGCCGCCATCGAGATCACCAGCATGAGCAGCCCCGGCCTGCGGCAAATGTTGAACAGCGGCGGCTATCGCCTGCTGCCCATTGACGACGCCCGCGCCATCGCCTTCGACCACAACTTTTACACGGTTAACGAAATCCCGCGCGGCATTTACTCCGGCATGCGGGGCATTCCGCCGGTGCCAGTGGAAACCCTCTCCAGCACCGCGCGGCTCGCCGTCCTCCGCAGCGCGCCCAAGCCCCTGATCGACGCCACGCTGGATGTCGTCTTTGGCGAGCGCCTGCAGCGGGAGTTCCCCGGATTACTCAGCCAAACCGAGGCCGAGGAACGCCTTGCGCCCAACTGGCACCCGGCCAGCCACAATTACCTGCAGCCCTACGCCGGCATCGACACCGTGGCCAGCTTCCTCGAGTCCCTTTCCGCCGCTAAGGAGCTGATCGTGGCATTTATCGCCTTGTTCTGGCTCGGCTGGCAGCGCTACCGCCAGCTCCGCGAAGAAGAGCGCAAAGAAAGCCTGCAAATTCAAAAGGAGCGCCTGGATATTTTCGTCAACCGCACGCTCGAGCTGGATAAAGAGCTCAACGACACCACCTGCACCGAGGAGCTCCGCGCCCTGCATCGCAAAACCACCGAGCTCCAGCACCTCGCGCTAACGGAGCTGACTGGCGACGACCTCATCGGCGACCGCATGTTTTCCATCTTCCTGGAGCAGAGCAACAGCCTATGCCGCAAGATCGAAAACCGCCTGCTCTCCCGACGCCTCCTCGCCCTGCACCCGGACAACCAGTCGGCCACGGAAGACCTGGCGTAA